Proteins co-encoded in one Ananas comosus cultivar F153 unplaced genomic scaffold, ASM154086v1, whole genome shotgun sequence genomic window:
- the LOC109705021 gene encoding bZIP transcription factor 16-like isoform X2, producing the protein MGGSETDSPAKAPKNSSAQEQQPVTTSASVAPVYPDWSSFQAYSPIPPGFFHSPVASSPQAHPYMWGAQHMMPPYGTPTPYVMYPPGGLYAHPSMPPGTHPFSPYAMPPSNGNADVPGTTPGSSDGKSSEGKEKSPLKRSKGSLGSLNMITGKNNNDPGKTSGVSANGVFSQSGESGSDSSSEGSDANSQNDSQPKTGGGEESFDENPQSGNRAHGSQNGVTRSPSQGMLNQTMPMMPMPVGGPTTNLNIGMDYWGPPTSAALPLIRGKVPTTAVGGAVVPAEHLIQDERELKRQRRKQSNRESARRSRLRKQAECEELAQRADSLKEENASLRAELSRLRKEYDELLSQNTSLKEKLGEMGGRKTDDPRVDRNEQNSGYNNHKELSESDAQIGKASQP; encoded by the exons ATGGGAGGTAGTGAGACCGATTCTCCGGCCAAGGCTCCGAAGAACTCTTCGGCTCAG GAACAACAACCGGTCACTACCTCTGCGTCGGTCGCCCCTGTATACCCTGACTGGTCTAGTTTTCAG GCGTACTCGCCGATCCCACCAGGGTTCTTTCACTCACCCGTAGCATCGAGTCCCCAGGCTCATCCTTACATGTGGGGAGCTCAG CACATGATGCCCCCTTATGGAACACCAACACCGTATGTCATGTATCCTCCAGGAGGGCTGTATGCTCATCCTTCAATGCCTCCG GGAACACATCCATTCAGCCCTTATGCCATGCCTCCTTCAAATGGAAATGCTGATGTTCCT GGAACCACTCCTGGCAGTTCAGATGGAAAATCTTCTGAAGGCAAGGAAAAAAGCCCCCTGAAAAGATCCAAAGGGAGTTTAGGAAGCTTGAATATGATTACAGGAAAGAACAATAATGACCCCGGTAAAACATCTGGAGTATCAGCAAATGGAGTCTTCTCTCAAAG TGGTGAAAGTGGAAGTGACAGTTCAAGTGAAGGAAGCGACGCCAACTCTCAGAAT GATTCGCAGCCAAAGACAGGAGGCGGAGAGGAGTCCTTCGATG AAAACCCCCAGAGTGGAAACCGTGCACATGGTTCTCAGAATGGCGTGACCCGTTCGCCATCACAAGGGATGTTGAATCAAACTATGCCTATGATGCCGATGCCGGTAGGGGGACCCACTACTAACTTAAATATCGGCATGGATTACTGGGGTCCTCCAACTTCAGCGGCTCTTCCTCTTATACGTGGCAAGGTACCGACCACTGCTGTCGGAGGAGCTGTGGTTCCAGCTGAGCATTTGATTCAG GATGAAAGAGAATTGAAAAGGCAGAGAAGAAAGCAATCCAACAGGGAATCTGCTCGTAGATCAAGATTGCGCAAGCAG GCTGAATGTGAGGAGCTTGCTCAACGTGCTGACTCTTTAAAGGAGGAAAATGCTTCCCTTAGAGCGGAGTTAAGCCGGCTTCGGAAGGAGTATGATGAACTTCTTTCTCAGAACACCTCTCTTAAG GAAAAATTGGGGGAGATGGGAGGAAGAAAAACTGATGATCCGAGAGTCGACAGAAACGAACAAAATTCTGGTTATAATAACCATAAAGAACTCTCTGAATCTGATGCCCAAATTGGGAAAGCAAGCCAACCTTAA
- the LOC109705021 gene encoding bZIP transcription factor 16-like isoform X1 yields the protein MGGSETDSPAKAPKNSSAQEQQPVTTSASVAPVYPDWSSFQAYSPIPPGFFHSPVASSPQAHPYMWGAQHMMPPYGTPTPYVMYPPGGLYAHPSMPPGTHPFSPYAMPPSNGNADVPGTTPGSSDGKSSEGKEKSPLKRSKGSLGSLNMITGKNNNDPGKTSGVSANGVFSQSGESGSDSSSEGSDANSQNDSQPKTGGGEESFDVENPQSGNRAHGSQNGVTRSPSQGMLNQTMPMMPMPVGGPTTNLNIGMDYWGPPTSAALPLIRGKVPTTAVGGAVVPAEHLIQDERELKRQRRKQSNRESARRSRLRKQAECEELAQRADSLKEENASLRAELSRLRKEYDELLSQNTSLKEKLGEMGGRKTDDPRVDRNEQNSGYNNHKELSESDAQIGKASQP from the exons ATGGGAGGTAGTGAGACCGATTCTCCGGCCAAGGCTCCGAAGAACTCTTCGGCTCAG GAACAACAACCGGTCACTACCTCTGCGTCGGTCGCCCCTGTATACCCTGACTGGTCTAGTTTTCAG GCGTACTCGCCGATCCCACCAGGGTTCTTTCACTCACCCGTAGCATCGAGTCCCCAGGCTCATCCTTACATGTGGGGAGCTCAG CACATGATGCCCCCTTATGGAACACCAACACCGTATGTCATGTATCCTCCAGGAGGGCTGTATGCTCATCCTTCAATGCCTCCG GGAACACATCCATTCAGCCCTTATGCCATGCCTCCTTCAAATGGAAATGCTGATGTTCCT GGAACCACTCCTGGCAGTTCAGATGGAAAATCTTCTGAAGGCAAGGAAAAAAGCCCCCTGAAAAGATCCAAAGGGAGTTTAGGAAGCTTGAATATGATTACAGGAAAGAACAATAATGACCCCGGTAAAACATCTGGAGTATCAGCAAATGGAGTCTTCTCTCAAAG TGGTGAAAGTGGAAGTGACAGTTCAAGTGAAGGAAGCGACGCCAACTCTCAGAAT GATTCGCAGCCAAAGACAGGAGGCGGAGAGGAGTCCTTCGATG TAGAAAACCCCCAGAGTGGAAACCGTGCACATGGTTCTCAGAATGGCGTGACCCGTTCGCCATCACAAGGGATGTTGAATCAAACTATGCCTATGATGCCGATGCCGGTAGGGGGACCCACTACTAACTTAAATATCGGCATGGATTACTGGGGTCCTCCAACTTCAGCGGCTCTTCCTCTTATACGTGGCAAGGTACCGACCACTGCTGTCGGAGGAGCTGTGGTTCCAGCTGAGCATTTGATTCAG GATGAAAGAGAATTGAAAAGGCAGAGAAGAAAGCAATCCAACAGGGAATCTGCTCGTAGATCAAGATTGCGCAAGCAG GCTGAATGTGAGGAGCTTGCTCAACGTGCTGACTCTTTAAAGGAGGAAAATGCTTCCCTTAGAGCGGAGTTAAGCCGGCTTCGGAAGGAGTATGATGAACTTCTTTCTCAGAACACCTCTCTTAAG GAAAAATTGGGGGAGATGGGAGGAAGAAAAACTGATGATCCGAGAGTCGACAGAAACGAACAAAATTCTGGTTATAATAACCATAAAGAACTCTCTGAATCTGATGCCCAAATTGGGAAAGCAAGCCAACCTTAA